From one Brachypodium distachyon strain Bd21 chromosome 4, Brachypodium_distachyon_v3.0, whole genome shotgun sequence genomic stretch:
- the LOC100830362 gene encoding probable histone acetyltransferase type B catalytic subunit → MALKQKGSAATAAPDTNKRRRVGFAGIDAGIEANECMKVFLARNPDDVCSVNNTSIEPFDLNHFFGEDGKIYGYTNLKINVWISAISFHAYAEISFQETSDGGKGITDLKPVLQSIFGENLVEKDEFLETFSKECQYISDVVTNGNPIKHDVSDEGDLDVEIVRVELQGAPAFLYSRLVSLVLLLVEGSTPIDITEHGWEMLLVVKKGTLGASTSKFQLLGFAAVHHFYHYPESTRLRISQILVLPPYQGEGHGRRLLEAINSIAQSENIYDVTIEDPSDYLQYVRTSIDCLRLLTFDPIKPALDAMVLSLMETNLSKRTRSLVMVPPADLVETVRLMLKINKKQFLRCWEILIYLRLDAEDRKCIDNFRACIYDRTKGELLGGASGTNGKRLVQVASSFDEETSFAVYWTKESGDADDQTVEQEPEDLKTQEEQLNELVDTQMQEIVDVAKNVTTRGKDKLTSIVA, encoded by the exons ATGGCGCTCAAGCAGAAGgggagcgccgccaccgccgcgcctGACACCAAcaagcgccgccgcgtcggcTTTGCCGGCATCG ATGCTGGAATTGAGGCAAATGAATGCATGAAAGTATTTCTTG CAAGAAACCCTGACGACGTCTGCTCAGTAAACAACACTTCTATCGAGCCATTTGACCTAAATCATTTCTTTGGTGAAGATGGCAAGATATATGGCTACACCAATCTCAAG ATTAACGTATGGATAAGTGCTATATCATTTCATGCGTATGCTGAGATTTCATTCCAGGAAACATCTGAT GGAGGGAAAGGAATCACAGATTTAAAACCCGTTCTTCAG AGTATTTTTGGGGAAAATCTAGTAGAGAAAGATGAATTTCTGGAGACATTCTCAAAGGAATGCCAATATATCAG TGATGTGGTGACGAATGGCAATCCCATTAAACATGACGTCTCAGATGAAGGCGATTTAGATGTTGAG ATTGTTCGAGTTGAACTCCAAGGTGCTCCTGCATTCCTTTATTCTCGTCTGGTGTCACTTGTTCTGCTTCTGGTTGAAG GTTCCACACCTATCGATATCACAGAACATGGATGGGAAATGCTCCTAGTAGTGAAGAAGGGAACACTTGGGGCATCCACATCGAAATTTCAGTTGCTAGGCTTTGCAGCTGTCCATCATTTTTATCATTACCCTGAGAGCACTCGCTTGCGTATCAGTCAG ATACTGGTCTTGCCACCTTATCAGGGTGAAGGCCATGGGCGTCGTCTTCTTGAGGCCATCAATTCTATCGCACAATCTGAGAACATATATGATGTAACCATAGAAGACCCTTCTGATTACCTTCAGTATGTACGCACGTCCATTGACTGCCTCCGTCTTCTCACCTTTGACCCAATCAAGCCTGCGCTTGATGCTATGGTCTTGTCTCTGATGGAGACCAACCTGTCAAAAAGGACTCGCAGTTTGGTAATGGTTCCACCGGCTGACTTGGTTGAGACAGTGCGGCTGATGCTGAAGATCAACAAGAAACAGTTCCTGCGGTGCTGGGAAATTCTGATCTATCTACGCCTTGATGCTGAGGACCGCAAGTGCATTGATAACTTCCGGGCTTGCATCTATGACCGCACCAAGGGTGAATTACTCGGCGGTGCCTCTGGAACCAATGGGAAGCGACTTGTCCAAGTGGCAAGTAGTTTTGATGAGGAGACATCATTTGCTGTGTACTGGACGAAGGAGAGTGGGGACGCAGATGATCAGACAGTTGAGCAGGAGCCAGAAGATCTGAAGACCCAGGAGGAGCAGCTGAATGAGCTGGTGGACACCCAAATGCAAGAGATTGTTGACGTTGCCAAGAACGTTACTACACGCGGCAAAGACAAATTAACAAGCATAGTGGCGTGA
- the LOC100830668 gene encoding protein transport protein Sec61 subunit alpha produces MAGGFRVLHLVRPFLAFLPEVQSADRKIPFREKVIYTVISLFIFLVCSQLPLYGIHSTTGADPFYWMRVILASNRGTVMELGITPIVTSGMVMQLLVGSKIIEVDNSVREDRALLNGAQKLLGILIAIGEAVAYVLSGMYGSVSQLGTGNAILIILQLFFAGIIVICLDELLQKGYGLGSGISLFIATNICENIIWKAFSPTTINSGRGAEFEGAVIALFHLLITRSDKVRALREAFYRQNLPNVTNLLATVLVFLIVIYFQGFRVVLPVRSKNARGQQGSYPIKLFYTSNMPIILHSALITNLYFISQLLYRKYSGNFLVNLLGIWKESEYSGHSIPVGGLAYYVTAPSSLADILANPFHALFYVVFMLSACALFSKTWIEVSGSSAKDVAKQLKEQQMVMPGHRESNLQKELNRYIPTAAAFGGVCIGALTVLADFMGAIGSGTGILLAVTIIYQYFETFEKERATELGFFGF; encoded by the exons ATGGCTGGCGGCTTTCGAGTACTGCATCTGGTCAGGCCCTTTCTGGCTTTCTTGCCGGAAGTACAGAGTGCTGATAGGAAGATACCATTTAGAGAAAAAGTGATCTACACTGTTATTTCTCTCTTCATTTTCCTGGTGTGCAGCCAGCTCCCGCTCTATGGCATCCATTCAACTACTGGAGCTGATCCTTTCTACTGGATGCGTGTTATTCTTGCATCAAACCGTGGTACTGTCATGGAGCTGGGTATTACTCCAATTGTGACATCTGGAATGGTTATGCAACTTCTAGTGGGATCGAAGATTATTGAAGTTGATAACAGTGTGAGAGAGGATCGTGCTCTTCt GAATGGTGCACAAAAGTTGCTTGGTATTCTGATTGCTATCGGCGAAGCTGTGGCATATGTTCTTTCAGGAATGTATGGTAGTGTGAGCCAACTTGGAACTGGAAATGCTATTCTCATTATACTTCAGCTTTTCTTCGCTGGCATCATTGTCATCTGTCTAGATGAACTTCTCCAGAAAGGCTATGGTTTGGGTTCTGGTATTTCTCTGTTCATTGCTACCAATATCTG TGAGAATATCATCTGGAAGGCCTTTAGCCCCACAACCATCAATAGTGGACGTGGTGCGGAATTTGAAGGAGCTGTCATTGCATTGTTCCATCTGTTGATTACTCGATCTGACAAAGTCCGTGCCCTTCGAGAGGCTTTCTACCGTCAGAATTTGCCAAATGTGACCAATTTACTTGCTACTGTATTGGTCTTTCTCATAGTTATCTATTTCCAAGGCTTCCGTGTTGTCCTTCCAGTGAGATCAAAGAATGCTCGTGGGCAGCAAGGCTCATATCCAATTAAACTATTCTACACTTCGAACATGCCCATCATTCTGCACTCTGCACTGATTACCAACCTATATTTCATATCCCAG CTTCTCTACAGGAAGTACAGTGGAAATTTCCTGGTTAACCTTCTCGGTATATGGAAAGAATCTGAGTATTCTGGCCACTCTATTCCTGTTGGTGGTCTTGCTTACTATGTAACTGCACCATCAAG TCTGGCTGATATTCTGGCGAATCCTTTCCATGCATTGTTCTACGTGGTCTTCATGCTGTCAGCATGTGCACTCTTCTCAAAGACATGGATTGAAGTCTCCGGTTCATCGGCTAAGGATGTTGCTAAGCAGCTGAAG GAACAACAAATGGTGATGCCAGGCCACCGTGAGTCGAACTTGCAGAAGGAATTGAACAGATACATCCCTACTGCTGCTGCATTTGGTGGAGTATGCATTGGCGCACTGACTGTTCTGGCTGATTTCATGGGTGCAATTGGTTCAGGAACTGGTATACTGCTGGCTGTTACCATTATATACCAATACTTTGAGACCTTTGAGAAAGAAAGGGCGACCGAGCTTGGGTTCTTCGGGTTTTGA